In one window of Sandaracinaceae bacterium DNA:
- a CDS encoding diguanylate cyclase yields the protein MSTDLEVVIDPDVLRLRVSEATAAENLTRLRTLAPLLVVVHAVHVVVFAAFRPDSLLDQAGSARAESWRLAIAGAHAAATVVSLSATLLMRRLGRATSDAARRFALIMAGLYLVFGALLTGIDQLVTNSINAYLAVSLGVALLTRATTVQTVAAYTLAFLVLVGVCARTQPDSAQRLSVIVNALTATALGLGLSLYANRMTRRRTHQRLLIEAQRRALTETNARLSSEVAERRRAEEELTHLATHDVLTGLPNRRAFARTLEDAMGEARAGRPSTVALLDLDHFKRINDTYGHAQGDEVLRDTARVIREALRTDDHAARLGGEEFGVLLRGTDAGDAGALLDGLRVRISELRWPVSDLRLTTSIGFTALHGEDNLDAREALRRADAALYRAKEGGRDRLVSADEPA from the coding sequence ATGTCCACCGACCTCGAGGTCGTGATCGACCCGGACGTGCTTCGCCTGCGGGTGAGCGAAGCCACGGCCGCCGAGAACCTCACGCGACTGCGCACCTTGGCGCCGCTGCTGGTGGTGGTCCACGCGGTGCACGTGGTGGTGTTTGCGGCCTTCCGCCCAGACTCCCTGCTGGACCAAGCGGGCTCCGCGCGCGCAGAGAGCTGGCGGCTCGCGATCGCGGGCGCACACGCAGCGGCCACGGTGGTGAGCCTGTCCGCCACCCTCCTCATGCGGCGTCTGGGGCGCGCGACGTCGGACGCCGCTCGGCGCTTCGCGCTGATCATGGCCGGGCTCTACCTCGTGTTCGGCGCGCTGCTGACGGGCATCGACCAACTCGTCACCAACTCGATCAACGCCTACCTCGCGGTGTCTCTCGGGGTGGCGCTGCTGACCCGAGCGACCACGGTCCAGACGGTCGCCGCCTACACCCTCGCGTTCCTCGTCCTGGTAGGTGTCTGCGCGCGCACGCAGCCCGACTCGGCGCAGCGGCTGTCCGTCATCGTGAACGCCCTCACGGCCACGGCGCTCGGCCTGGGTCTCTCCCTGTACGCCAACCGCATGACGCGGCGGCGCACGCACCAGCGTCTCTTGATCGAGGCGCAGCGGCGCGCGCTGACCGAGACCAACGCGCGGCTCTCCTCGGAGGTGGCCGAGCGGCGCCGGGCCGAGGAAGAGCTGACACACCTGGCCACTCACGACGTGCTGACCGGGCTGCCCAACCGCCGCGCGTTCGCGCGCACGCTCGAGGACGCCATGGGCGAGGCGCGGGCGGGGCGCCCCAGCACCGTGGCGCTGCTCGACCTCGACCACTTCAAGCGCATCAATGACACCTACGGACACGCGCAGGGCGACGAGGTGCTGCGCGACACGGCCCGTGTCATCCGCGAGGCCCTGCGCACCGACGACCACGCGGCGCGGCTGGGCGGCGAGGAGTTCGGCGTGCTGCTGCGCGGCACCGACGCTGGCGATGCCGGGGCCCTGCTGGACGGGCTGCGCGTGCGTATCTCGGAGCTGCGTTGGCCGGTGTCGGACCTGCGGCTCACGACCAGCATCGGTTTCACGGCGCTGCACGGGGAGGACAACCTCGACGCGCGTGAAGCCCTGCGCCGCGCGGACGCGGCGCTCTACCGTGCCAAGGAGGGCGGACGCGACCGCCTCGTGTCCGCCGACGAGCCCGCCTGA
- a CDS encoding protein kinase, translating to MASVMESSTLREAVGKVPVRVGRYDVVGLIGHGGMGDVYEAIDTELGGRVALKTLRVREIAPERLLLFKNEFRAVADLTHRNLVPLYELACHEGLWFFTMELIEGVNLVDGIRRTISEASVSRSREIAPPTEATRADRPTTRPDAETLQAPALPALATPVCDLEFFDDTMAQILDALEYLHQRGVIHQDLKPSNILVEPNGTVRILDFGLVQRVGRPSRLNEEAAVIGTPPYMAPELWVGASATPESDLFALGCVMFQLLAGQLPVAERWVNVRRVPRLADVVEGVPAAIMEICQRLLARDPRERPSIAEVREALGIEHRAAPEDPSARRLVGRAREQALLRDAWARVAQGGSVVTLVQGGSGVGKSALVHSSFRSGGDVPGSLVLHGRCYERESVPYKAFDGMIDALAVKLAAYDDEQLAQLLPPWFGELTQVFPVLSRGELVPAAPTGEVAPLELRRRVLEALYQLFVKLAARAPLVLEVDDLQWADADSMSLLFRLLHGGPPGLLMVLSLRPAEASQRGEVARFLGAVSALPPEQRAVVISLDPLDDEAALELARETLTSLGLSPDLAPAIATESGGVPFFLEELAHAAAQHGGRVVRLDHALAQRARALPDAERRVVEVLAVANNPIPRAVVCAAAGLEGNVPGVLSALHRGHFVQSAGVRADGRLGIYHDRMRESVLAALTPEHTRALHLALGRALVAALDRDDPGPWLFDTVRHLGAAEPLLVEASERLRAAELHLLAGRQARQAASFALAFRCFEDGLALLPEDAWANAYDTALGLHAGGAEAAHLTGAATVMHARVEAVKSNARSLLDQMSVRAVEVDALATRHDYLAALDAGLEALGLLGVQLPLDPDEGTVGAAFGHTLAELGRIGVDGFSALPDADDPHVLAAMRIQVRLCPVAFFARPNLLALMACNLVTTSVERGLSSATPNALALFGLIMNSAGLYPVSHDWGKLAIELIARFPDRSLEAATRHVAFNFVCSWMVPLRSVLPMSRDVFEVAQRTGDFEYGAFAAHMYTYMAFAAGEPLEPLRDDALRLGEQIRATGQINAAHLHAPFEQLLRALTGAKDEPWTLDDADFDEASILAADVEAGARGSIAIHHVVIGMARYHFGRPRAASEHFERARGYLDAIPSCWMLPLFHQFAVLAGCAAWGDLSADERAALRPSLDASREALRTLAQHAPMNFAHRLTLAEGALMQVDGDAEEALRRFAQALDGARAGAWLGDVALTHELMAGGLRALERDEEADREASRATEAYRRWGAVAKVASA from the coding sequence ATGGCATCCGTCATGGAGTCGTCCACCCTCCGAGAAGCGGTCGGGAAGGTCCCCGTCCGGGTCGGCCGCTACGACGTCGTCGGGCTCATCGGCCACGGCGGGATGGGCGACGTCTACGAGGCCATCGACACCGAGCTGGGCGGGCGCGTCGCGCTGAAGACGCTGCGCGTGCGGGAGATCGCGCCAGAGCGCCTGCTGCTGTTCAAGAACGAGTTCCGCGCGGTGGCGGACCTCACCCACCGCAACCTCGTGCCCCTCTACGAGTTGGCCTGCCACGAAGGGCTGTGGTTCTTCACGATGGAGCTCATCGAGGGCGTGAACCTGGTCGACGGCATCCGTCGGACGATCAGCGAAGCCTCGGTCAGTCGCTCGCGGGAGATCGCGCCGCCCACCGAGGCGACGCGCGCGGACCGCCCCACGACGCGGCCGGACGCCGAGACGCTGCAGGCGCCCGCCTTGCCCGCGCTGGCCACGCCCGTCTGCGACCTCGAGTTCTTCGACGACACCATGGCGCAGATCCTCGACGCCCTCGAGTACCTGCATCAGCGTGGCGTGATCCATCAAGACCTGAAGCCCAGCAACATCCTGGTGGAGCCGAACGGGACCGTGCGCATCCTGGACTTCGGCCTGGTGCAGCGGGTGGGCCGTCCCTCGCGGCTCAACGAAGAGGCGGCCGTGATCGGGACGCCACCGTACATGGCGCCCGAGCTGTGGGTGGGCGCGTCGGCCACACCCGAGTCCGACCTGTTCGCGCTCGGGTGCGTCATGTTCCAGCTGCTGGCTGGTCAGCTGCCGGTCGCGGAGCGCTGGGTGAACGTGCGCCGGGTGCCCCGCCTCGCAGACGTCGTGGAGGGCGTTCCGGCCGCCATCATGGAGATCTGTCAGAGGCTGCTGGCCCGGGACCCGCGCGAGCGGCCCAGCATCGCCGAGGTGCGGGAGGCGCTCGGCATCGAGCACCGCGCAGCGCCAGAGGATCCGTCGGCGCGGCGCCTCGTGGGACGGGCACGCGAGCAGGCCTTGCTTCGAGACGCGTGGGCGCGCGTCGCCCAGGGGGGCAGCGTCGTCACGTTGGTTCAGGGGGGCTCCGGGGTGGGCAAGAGCGCCTTGGTGCACAGCAGCTTCCGTAGCGGAGGCGACGTGCCCGGGTCGTTGGTGCTGCACGGGCGCTGCTACGAGCGCGAGTCCGTTCCCTACAAGGCGTTCGACGGCATGATCGACGCCCTCGCGGTGAAGCTGGCCGCGTACGACGACGAGCAGCTGGCGCAGCTGCTGCCTCCGTGGTTCGGCGAGCTGACGCAGGTCTTCCCGGTGCTCTCGCGCGGCGAGCTCGTGCCCGCGGCACCCACCGGCGAGGTCGCGCCTCTCGAGCTGCGCCGGCGTGTGCTCGAGGCGCTCTATCAGCTGTTCGTGAAGCTGGCGGCGCGCGCACCGCTGGTGCTGGAGGTGGACGACCTGCAGTGGGCCGACGCAGACAGCATGTCCCTGCTCTTCCGGTTGCTGCACGGTGGGCCGCCCGGGCTGCTGATGGTGTTGTCCCTGCGACCGGCCGAGGCCTCCCAACGCGGAGAGGTGGCGCGCTTCCTCGGCGCGGTTTCGGCGTTGCCTCCGGAGCAGCGCGCCGTGGTCATCTCGCTCGACCCGCTCGACGACGAGGCAGCGCTCGAGCTCGCGCGCGAGACGCTGACGTCGCTCGGGCTCTCACCCGACTTGGCACCTGCCATCGCCACGGAGTCGGGCGGTGTCCCGTTCTTCCTCGAAGAGCTCGCGCACGCCGCAGCGCAGCACGGCGGTCGCGTCGTGCGCCTGGACCACGCCCTCGCCCAGCGCGCGCGAGCGCTGCCGGATGCCGAGCGCCGTGTGGTCGAGGTGCTCGCGGTGGCGAACAACCCCATCCCGCGCGCCGTGGTGTGTGCTGCGGCGGGGCTCGAGGGCAACGTCCCTGGCGTGCTGAGCGCGCTACATCGTGGGCACTTCGTCCAGAGCGCGGGCGTACGCGCGGATGGCCGCCTCGGCATCTACCACGACCGCATGCGTGAGTCGGTGCTGGCGGCGCTCACGCCGGAGCACACGCGCGCGCTACACCTCGCGCTCGGCCGAGCGCTGGTCGCGGCGCTCGACCGCGACGACCCGGGCCCGTGGCTGTTCGACACCGTGCGGCACCTGGGCGCCGCCGAGCCCCTCTTGGTCGAGGCGAGCGAGCGGCTGCGGGCGGCCGAGCTGCACCTCCTCGCGGGTCGTCAGGCGCGGCAGGCCGCGTCTTTCGCGCTGGCCTTCCGCTGCTTCGAAGACGGGCTCGCGCTGCTCCCGGAAGACGCGTGGGCCAACGCCTACGACACCGCGCTCGGGCTCCACGCGGGGGGCGCAGAGGCAGCCCACCTGACGGGCGCCGCGACCGTGATGCACGCGCGCGTCGAGGCGGTGAAGTCGAACGCGCGGTCGCTCTTGGACCAGATGTCCGTGCGCGCCGTCGAGGTGGACGCGCTGGCTACTCGCCACGACTACCTCGCGGCGCTCGACGCGGGACTCGAGGCGCTCGGCCTGCTCGGGGTCCAGCTGCCGCTCGACCCCGACGAGGGCACCGTCGGCGCGGCGTTCGGTCACACGTTGGCCGAGCTCGGTCGCATCGGGGTCGATGGCTTCTCGGCGCTGCCCGACGCGGACGACCCGCACGTCCTGGCCGCCATGCGCATCCAGGTGCGCCTGTGTCCGGTGGCCTTCTTCGCGCGGCCCAACCTGCTGGCGCTGATGGCGTGCAACCTCGTGACCACCTCCGTGGAGCGCGGGCTCTCCAGCGCGACACCCAACGCCCTGGCCCTCTTCGGGTTGATCATGAACTCGGCGGGCCTCTATCCCGTCTCGCACGACTGGGGGAAGCTCGCGATCGAGCTGATCGCGCGCTTCCCCGACCGCAGCCTCGAGGCGGCGACCCGGCACGTGGCCTTCAACTTCGTGTGTTCGTGGATGGTGCCGCTGCGCAGCGTGCTGCCCATGTCCCGCGACGTGTTCGAGGTGGCGCAGCGCACGGGAGACTTCGAGTACGGCGCCTTCGCCGCGCACATGTACACGTACATGGCGTTCGCGGCGGGTGAGCCCCTCGAGCCGCTGCGCGACGACGCGCTGCGGCTGGGCGAGCAGATCCGCGCGACGGGCCAGATCAACGCGGCGCACCTGCACGCGCCGTTCGAGCAGCTGCTGCGCGCGCTGACGGGCGCCAAGGACGAGCCGTGGACGCTGGACGACGCCGACTTCGACGAGGCGTCCATCCTCGCTGCGGACGTCGAGGCCGGTGCGCGCGGAAGCATCGCCATCCACCACGTCGTCATCGGCATGGCGCGCTACCACTTCGGGCGCCCGCGGGCCGCGAGCGAGCACTTCGAGCGCGCGCGCGGGTACCTGGACGCCATCCCGTCGTGCTGGATGCTACCGCTGTTCCATCAGTTCGCGGTGTTGGCCGGCTGCGCCGCCTGGGGGGACCTGAGCGCGGACGAGCGCGCTGCGCTGCGCCCCTCGCTCGACGCCAGCCGCGAAGCGCTGCGGACGCTCGCGCAGCACGCTCCGATGAACTTCGCGCACCGTCTGACGCTGGCGGAGGGTGCGCTGATGCAGGTCGACGGGGACGCCGAGGAGGCGTTGCGGCGCTTCGCCCAGGCGCTCGACGGAGCGCGCGCTGGTGCGTGGCTCGGCGATGTTGCGCTCACGCACGAGCTCATGGCAGGCGGTCTCCGCGCGCTGGAGAGGGACGAGGAGGCCGACCGGGAGGCGTCGCGGGCGACCGAGGCCTACCGTCGCTGGGGTGCGGTCGCGAAGGTCGCGAGCGCCTGA